The Cytobacillus firmus genome segment TAATGTCACCCGGACAAAGGCCTACCTAGACTTCTACCGACAGCATCCCGAAATCCATTGGGCCTTTTTGGGGCATATGGTTTCCCGCAATGGTGGCTGGAATATGACCGATTTAAAAGGAGAGCTCCTGTCCAGATTACTATCAAATCGGGAAAAGCAATCCTTCTTTTCTTTTTTGGAAAGAGGGAACTGGCTCATTTTTCAGGATGCGTATCCTCAATTTTTGATTTACAGGGAAAGCCTGAAGCGAAACAAGCCCTTATTTTATCTTTTTCCGTTCCTTAATATCTCGGTTTTTATGGAAACAGTCTGGAATAGTTTTTGGAGGAAGCCTGATCCCTATCTGCTCACCATTGCCCTTATCATCAATGAACAAAGCTATTTAGAACAAAGGGTGATTCAAAATCCGCAATATAAGCTCGAGGTTTTTCAAAAGCTTGAATTTAAGCTGCAGGAGCTGCTGTCCTTGAATCACATCCTTTTCCCTTATCAAAAGAAGGGTGTTCTCCATCTGAAAGGCCAGACATTGAATCATTTTGAATCGCTGCACGAGCGGATTACATTAGGGAAAAGGCTGTACGATGTTCTATTTAAGGACAAAGAGGTCCTTGCCCTAACGGAACAATGGGCGAATGCACATCCCCATACCGGCTCAAGAAAGGATTATTGGCCGCATATTTTCAATGATGTCCATGAAGGGGTGCCAGGCGAGCAATATCAATTTCAGCTAAAGTCGTGCCAGCTCCGGCCGGGGGAAGGAGGATTTTTAGCCCAAGCCTTGAAATCGCCTGGAAAAATGCAAGCCAGCCTGAAGCAGAATTAGGAGATTGGTATAAAAGTGATCACGTATTGGAGTATTTTTTGGAGTCAGACGATATGATTAATGGAGAGATCAGGCATGCATACTGTCAAACACTTGAAAGGCTCGAGCTCGCAGCCCTTGCCAAAAAGGCCGTCTGGAATTAAAGCCTATATACCGGCCATGCTGCTGGCATCGCTGTTAGGAACATATTTAGATTTGTATTTTATCGGGAAGGGGATGTATGCTTTCCCAATACGCCCATTCTCAGACATCTTTACGATCAATATTTTATTCACCCTGGCCGTCCTTCCGATTTTAATGATTTCTTTATTAAAAATAATGGAAAGCTTAAGGGGCCGGTTCCGGTGGATGTTTGTATTGGCCATCAGTATAGCGATGGCAGCTGCAGAAAAAATGGCAGAGAGTATCGGAATATTTGTTCATGCCGAAAACTGGCATCATCTTTATACCTTCATTGGCTACTGCCTATTTATTGGATTGATCGCTGCCTTTCATGGATGGATGAATGGAAATCGCTGAAAAAAGCCTATTTCAATAGTGTAAAAGCTTCCGTTTTCTGAAAAAGTTTAGTTGAAGGAATTTAAACGATGACTGAAGAAGTTGTAATAGTACCTAAAGTATATTTTAAGGTTAATATATTTCTTATTGCGGAGGGGATTTAGTGCAAACACTTTTTAAATATTATAACTGGATGATATTAAAGTGGTGAATTCATGAATATTATAGAACAATTTGGTGATGTGCCAAAACTAGAAACGGAACATCTCGTCCTTAGAAAAATCACATTAGATGATGCAGAAGAAATGTACTTATATGCTTCGAATGAAGAAGTAACAAGATATGTAACTTGGGATACTCATTCTTCAATATCCGATACAATTGAATTTATAAATTCATTTTTACCTAAATATGATGCTCCATGGGGGATTGAGCTTAAAGAAAATGGAAAATTTATAGGAACAGTTCATTTTGTTTGGTGGCATCCAGAACACAATAGTGCTGAAATTGGATATGTCCTATCTAAGGAATACTGGGGCAAAGGGTTAATTACCGAAGCAGCAAGGGCAATTATCTCTTTTGGTTTCGAAAGTATGAACTTAGTTCGCATTCAGGCGAGATGCTTTTTAGAAAACAAAGGATCAGAGCGTGTTATGGAAAAGTTAGGTATGTCTTTTGAAGGGATAAATAGAAAAGTTTTGTATGTTAAAGGGGAACATAAAGATTTAAAGATGTATTCCATTTTAAAATTAATTGATAACCATTGCGTCTAATAGAGTTGTGAAGATCTGCACTTAAACTATCGTTTGCACAAGTTTAAGAAGGGACGGAATTCATACCAAAGAAAACTCGCCAGTTTTTGGGCGAGTTTTGCTTTTTTATAAGCCATTTGAGATGTCAAAAGGACTGTCATTTTGGTGAATGCTTTTAGAAAAGCACCTCAAAACGGAACCTCAAAATCTATGGAGATAGGCTTTTTTCTGGTGGGAAATTCATTTCCTGTTTTGCATTTATAAAACAAACATGTCCTTTTATTAAAGAAAGGTAACACTCTATTTACAAATCGGTAAAGCTCCAATTGTTCGACATTTTTTTAATAATCACTTGATATAATGACATTATTTTAGAAGGAAGGGAGATGAAT includes the following:
- a CDS encoding GNAT family N-acetyltransferase: MNIIEQFGDVPKLETEHLVLRKITLDDAEEMYLYASNEEVTRYVTWDTHSSISDTIEFINSFLPKYDAPWGIELKENGKFIGTVHFVWWHPEHNSAEIGYVLSKEYWGKGLITEAARAIISFGFESMNLVRIQARCFLENKGSERVMEKLGMSFEGINRKVLYVKGEHKDLKMYSILKLIDNHCV
- a CDS encoding CBO0543 family protein; its protein translation is MHTVKHLKGSSSQPLPKRPSGIKAYIPAMLLASLLGTYLDLYFIGKGMYAFPIRPFSDIFTINILFTLAVLPILMISLLKIMESLRGRFRWMFVLAISIAMAAAEKMAESIGIFVHAENWHHLYTFIGYCLFIGLIAAFHGWMNGNR